A stretch of the Streptomyces ortus genome encodes the following:
- a CDS encoding tetratricopeptide repeat protein produces MDVMGDKATLLDTGRFVQPSDRDETGDAVEEARQRLAAEEGDAEAMSVLGAMLLRRGDLDGAEPQLRAATAAGDRAAANNLGVLLHQRGYAEEAAGWWRIAAVAGSAAAAHALGRHHRERGDEPAAEYWLRQSAEQGHSLGAYALADLLEHRGDPRAEDWMRAAAERGHREAAYRLARALDRSTAQTGDPGAAGSGSAGEAAEQWYRQAAARGHRRAALHLGAILERRGELKEAGRWYLTSAKDGEARAACALGFLLRDAGDTESAAVWWLRAAQDGDGNAANALGALHAERGETQTAERWYRAAMDAGDVNGAYNLGLLCAEQSRTAQAEQWYRRAAYAGHREAANALAILLLQVGDAAGAEPWFSKAAEAGSVDAAFNLGILHAGRGEDAAALRCYERAAAAGHAEAALQVGIARLRDGDESAAERHLRCAAGGGSAEGAYRLATVLDARRPPASEHELGEPATEKSECEEWYERAASQGHRRAQVRVGMLASARGDVVEAARWYREAAEAGSRNGAFNLGLLLAREGSEPEAALWWARAADAGHGRAALRLALVYARRGELAEGQRWADRAVSLGPGEVSERAARLRDALREELSA; encoded by the coding sequence ATGGACGTTATGGGGGACAAGGCAACTCTGTTGGATACAGGGCGGTTTGTGCAGCCTTCCGACCGGGACGAGACCGGTGACGCGGTGGAGGAGGCTCGGCAACGGCTCGCCGCGGAAGAGGGCGACGCCGAGGCCATGAGCGTCCTCGGAGCCATGCTGCTCCGCCGCGGTGATCTCGACGGAGCCGAGCCGCAGCTGCGCGCCGCCACCGCGGCCGGCGACCGCGCCGCCGCCAACAACCTCGGCGTCCTCCTGCACCAGCGCGGCTACGCGGAGGAGGCCGCCGGATGGTGGCGCATCGCCGCCGTCGCCGGTTCCGCGGCAGCCGCGCACGCGCTGGGCCGCCACCACCGTGAGCGCGGCGACGAGCCCGCCGCCGAGTACTGGCTGCGCCAGTCCGCCGAGCAGGGCCACTCGCTGGGCGCGTACGCGCTCGCCGATCTCCTGGAGCACCGCGGCGATCCCCGCGCCGAGGACTGGATGCGTGCCGCCGCCGAGCGAGGGCACCGCGAGGCCGCCTACCGGCTCGCGCGGGCACTCGACCGCAGCACCGCGCAGACGGGCGACCCCGGCGCCGCCGGGTCCGGAAGCGCCGGCGAAGCGGCCGAGCAGTGGTACAGGCAGGCGGCGGCGCGCGGCCACCGCCGGGCCGCGCTGCACCTCGGGGCGATCCTGGAGAGGCGCGGCGAGCTCAAGGAGGCCGGACGCTGGTATCTGACCTCCGCCAAGGACGGCGAGGCGCGGGCCGCGTGCGCGCTCGGGTTCCTGCTGCGCGACGCGGGCGACACCGAGAGCGCGGCCGTGTGGTGGCTGCGCGCCGCCCAGGACGGCGACGGGAACGCCGCCAACGCGCTGGGCGCGCTGCACGCCGAGCGCGGCGAGACGCAGACCGCCGAGCGGTGGTACCGGGCCGCGATGGACGCGGGCGACGTGAACGGCGCGTACAACCTCGGGCTGCTCTGCGCCGAGCAGTCGCGGACCGCCCAGGCCGAACAGTGGTACCGGCGGGCGGCCTACGCCGGGCACCGCGAGGCGGCGAACGCGCTGGCCATTCTGCTGCTGCAGGTCGGTGACGCCGCCGGGGCCGAGCCGTGGTTCTCCAAGGCCGCCGAAGCCGGCAGTGTCGACGCCGCGTTCAACCTCGGCATCCTGCACGCCGGGCGCGGTGAGGACGCGGCGGCGCTGCGGTGCTACGAGCGGGCCGCCGCCGCCGGGCACGCCGAGGCCGCGCTCCAGGTCGGCATCGCCCGGCTGCGGGACGGCGACGAGTCCGCCGCCGAGCGGCACCTCCGGTGTGCCGCGGGAGGCGGCAGCGCGGAAGGCGCCTACCGGCTCGCGACCGTGCTCGACGCACGGCGCCCGCCCGCGTCCGAACACGAGCTGGGGGAGCCGGCCACCGAGAAGAGCGAGTGCGAGGAGTGGTACGAGCGGGCCGCGTCCCAAGGGCATCGGCGGGCCCAGGTGCGTGTGGGGATGCTGGCGTCCGCGCGCGGGGACGTCGTGGAGGCCGCCCGGTGGTACCGGGAGGCGGCCGAGGCGGGGTCGCGGAACGGGGCGTTCAATCTGGGGCTGCTGCTGGCGCGGGAGGGCAGTGAGCCCGAGGCGGCGCTGTGGTGGGCCCGGGCCGCCGACGCGGGGCATGGGCGGGCGGCGTTGCGGCTTGCCCTGGTCTACGCGCGTCGGGGGGAACTCGCGGAGGGGCAGCGGTGGGCTGATCGGGCGGTGTCGCTGGGGCCGGGGGAGGTCTCTGAGCGGGCTGCGCGGTTGCGGGATGCGTTGCGGGAGGAGTTGTCGGCGTGA
- a CDS encoding Fur family transcriptional regulator — protein sequence MSDLLERLRGRGWRMTAQRRVVAEVLNGDHVHLTADEVHARAVVRLPEISRATVYNTLGELVSLGEVLEVATDKRAKRYDPNAHRPHHHLVCAQCGAIKDVHPDGNPLADLPDSERFGFTVSNVEVTYRGLCPNCATA from the coding sequence ATGAGCGACCTGCTGGAACGACTGCGCGGACGCGGCTGGCGCATGACCGCACAGCGCCGTGTCGTGGCCGAGGTCCTGAACGGGGATCACGTCCACCTGACGGCCGACGAGGTACACGCGCGCGCCGTGGTGCGGCTCCCGGAGATCTCCCGGGCGACCGTCTACAACACCCTGGGTGAGCTGGTCTCGCTCGGCGAGGTGCTGGAGGTCGCCACGGACAAGCGCGCCAAGCGGTACGACCCGAACGCCCACCGGCCGCACCACCACCTGGTCTGCGCCCAGTGCGGCGCGATCAAGGACGTGCACCCGGACGGCAACCCGCTGGCGGACCTCCCGGACTCCGAGCGCTTCGGTTTCACCGTCTCGAACGTAGAGGTGACGTACCGCGGCCTCTGCCCGAACTGCGCGACAGCCTGA
- a CDS encoding catalase has translation MTQEAHVTQGPLTTEAGAPVADNQNSETAGIGGPVLVQDQLLLEKLAHFNRERIPERVVHARGAGAYGTFTVTADVTGYTRAAFLSEVGRRTETFLRFSTVAGNLGSADAVRDPRGWALKFYTEEGNYDLVGNNTPVFFVKDAIKFPDFIHTQKRDPYTGSQEADNVWDFWGLSPESTHQVTWLFGDRGIPASYRHMNGYGSHTYQWNNEAGEVFWVKYHFKTDQGIKNLTTEEAVKVSGLDPDSHQRDLRESIERGDYPSWTVQVQIMPAADAATYRFNPFDLTKVWPHEDYPPIEIGKLELNRNPENIFAEVEQSVFSPAHFVPGIGPSPDKMLQGRLFAYGDAHRYRVGVNADHLPVNRPHATEARTNSRDGFLYDGRHKGAKNYEPNSFGGPVQTDRPLWQPLPVTGVTGNGEAPVHAEDNDFVQAGNLYRLMSEGEKERLIANLAGFIAEVSRDDIAARAIGNFRQADEDFGKRLDAAVQALRG, from the coding sequence ATGACGCAGGAGGCGCACGTGACGCAGGGACCGCTTACGACGGAGGCCGGCGCGCCGGTGGCCGACAACCAGAACAGCGAGACCGCGGGCATCGGCGGCCCGGTCCTCGTCCAGGACCAGCTCCTGCTGGAGAAGCTCGCGCACTTCAACCGCGAGCGCATTCCGGAGCGGGTCGTGCACGCCCGTGGCGCCGGCGCCTACGGCACGTTCACCGTCACCGCCGATGTCACCGGGTACACGCGCGCCGCGTTCCTCTCCGAGGTCGGCAGGCGGACCGAGACCTTCCTGCGCTTCTCCACGGTGGCCGGCAACCTCGGCTCGGCCGACGCCGTCCGTGACCCGCGCGGCTGGGCCCTGAAGTTCTACACCGAGGAGGGCAACTACGACCTCGTCGGCAACAACACCCCGGTCTTCTTCGTCAAGGACGCCATCAAGTTCCCCGACTTCATCCACACGCAGAAGCGCGACCCGTACACGGGCTCGCAGGAAGCCGACAACGTGTGGGACTTCTGGGGGCTCAGCCCGGAGAGCACCCATCAGGTGACCTGGCTCTTCGGTGACCGCGGTATTCCGGCCTCGTACCGTCACATGAACGGGTACGGCTCGCACACCTACCAGTGGAACAACGAGGCCGGCGAGGTCTTCTGGGTCAAGTACCACTTCAAGACCGACCAGGGCATCAAGAACCTGACGACCGAGGAAGCCGTGAAGGTCTCGGGCCTCGACCCCGACTCGCACCAGCGTGATCTGCGGGAGTCGATCGAGCGCGGCGACTACCCCTCCTGGACCGTGCAGGTGCAGATCATGCCCGCGGCCGACGCGGCGACCTACCGCTTCAACCCGTTCGACCTCACCAAGGTGTGGCCGCACGAGGACTACCCGCCGATCGAGATCGGGAAGCTGGAGCTCAACCGCAACCCGGAGAACATCTTCGCCGAGGTCGAGCAGAGCGTCTTCAGCCCCGCGCACTTCGTGCCGGGCATCGGACCCTCGCCCGACAAGATGCTGCAGGGCCGCCTCTTCGCGTACGGCGACGCCCACCGCTACCGCGTCGGCGTCAACGCCGACCATCTGCCGGTGAACCGCCCGCACGCCACCGAGGCGCGGACCAACTCGCGGGACGGCTTCCTGTACGACGGCCGCCACAAGGGTGCGAAGAACTACGAGCCGAACAGCTTCGGCGGGCCCGTCCAGACGGACCGGCCGCTGTGGCAGCCCCTCCCCGTCACCGGTGTCACCGGCAACGGCGAGGCGCCCGTCCACGCCGAGGACAACGACTTCGTACAGGCGGGCAATCTCTACCGGCTGATGTCCGAGGGCGAGAAGGAGCGGCTGATCGCCAACCTGGCGGGGTTCATCGCCGAGGTCTCGCGCGACGACATCGCCGCGCGGGCGATCGGCAACTTCCGTCAGGCCGACGAGGACTTCGGCAAGCGGCTGGACGCCGCGGTCCAGGCCCTGCGCGGCTGA
- a CDS encoding CBS domain-containing protein: MLVRDAMSTVVLTIGPAHTLRKSSALMAARRVGAAVVLDPDGIGIGILTERDILNSIGLGQNPDTERAHAHTTTDVVFAAPTWTLEEAARAMSHGGFRHLIVLDHGEPVGIVSVRDIIRCWAPLRQPAPA; the protein is encoded by the coding sequence ATGCTCGTCCGCGACGCCATGAGCACCGTGGTCCTCACCATCGGCCCCGCCCACACACTCCGGAAGTCCTCCGCACTGATGGCCGCACGCCGCGTCGGCGCGGCCGTGGTCCTCGACCCCGACGGCATCGGGATCGGCATCCTCACCGAGCGCGACATCCTCAACTCCATCGGCCTGGGCCAGAACCCGGACACCGAGCGGGCGCACGCGCACACCACCACCGACGTGGTGTTCGCGGCCCCGACCTGGACCCTGGAGGAGGCCGCCCGGGCGATGTCCCACGGCGGTTTCCGACACCTCATCGTCCTCGACCACGGCGAACCGGTCGGCATCGTCTCGGTCCGCGACATCATCCGCTGCTGGGCACCACTCCGTCAGCCCGCCCCGGCCTGA
- the hisN gene encoding histidinol-phosphatase — protein sequence MPDYRDDLRLAHVLADAADAATMDRFKALDLKVETKPDMTPVSEADKAAEELIRGHLGRARPRDAILGEEYGVEGTGPRRWVIDPIDGTKNYVRGVPVWATLIALMEAGEGGYQPVVGVVSAPALARRWWASKGHGAFTGRSLSSASRLQVSQVSRMKDASFAYSSLSGWEERSLLDGFLDLSREVWRTRAYGDFWPYMMVAEGSVDICAEPELSLWDMAATAIVVTEAGGSFTGLDGRPGPHSGNAAASNGILHDELLGYLNQRY from the coding sequence ATGCCCGACTACCGCGATGACCTGCGCCTCGCCCACGTCCTGGCGGACGCCGCCGACGCCGCGACGATGGACCGGTTCAAGGCGCTCGACCTCAAGGTCGAGACCAAGCCGGACATGACCCCGGTGAGCGAGGCCGACAAGGCCGCCGAGGAACTGATCCGCGGCCACCTCGGACGGGCACGGCCACGGGACGCGATCCTCGGCGAGGAGTACGGGGTGGAAGGCACGGGCCCCCGCCGCTGGGTGATCGACCCGATCGACGGCACCAAGAACTACGTACGCGGAGTCCCCGTCTGGGCCACGCTGATCGCGCTGATGGAGGCGGGCGAGGGCGGCTACCAGCCGGTCGTCGGCGTGGTCTCCGCCCCCGCGCTGGCCCGCCGCTGGTGGGCGTCGAAGGGCCACGGAGCCTTCACGGGCCGCAGCCTGTCGTCCGCGTCCCGCCTGCAGGTCTCCCAGGTCTCGCGGATGAAGGACGCCTCGTTCGCGTACTCCTCCCTGAGCGGCTGGGAGGAGCGCAGCCTGCTGGACGGCTTCCTGGACCTGTCCCGCGAGGTGTGGCGCACGCGCGCGTACGGCGACTTCTGGCCGTACATGATGGTCGCCGAGGGCTCGGTGGACATCTGCGCGGAACCGGAACTCTCCCTCTGGGACATGGCGGCCACCGCGATCGTGGTGACCGAGGCGGGCGGCTCCTTCACCGGCCTCGACGGCCGCCCGGGCCCGCACAGCGGCAACGCGGCGGCCTCGAACGGCATCCTCCACGACGAGCTGCTCGGCTACCTGAACCAGCGCTACTAG
- a CDS encoding TetR/AcrR family transcriptional regulator, with product MMPAARESLLDAAYSALGRRPWSAVRMVDVAAVAGVSRQTLYNEFGSKEGLARALVRREADAYLAGVERALVSRPEPRERLAAAAEWTASAARGNVLVRAMLTGCWGERLPSPTLSAVPSSSAVPAQRRADGPLPSPGDFVALVRDRAVASLGAHGGSRAEAAELARACELAVRLGVSCVLAPAGEGGTAGLVRSALAMVRSVV from the coding sequence ATGATGCCTGCAGCGCGGGAATCCCTACTGGACGCCGCCTATTCGGCACTCGGACGCCGTCCGTGGTCCGCCGTACGGATGGTCGACGTGGCCGCCGTCGCCGGGGTCTCCCGGCAGACCCTCTACAACGAGTTCGGCAGCAAGGAAGGCCTCGCCCGCGCGCTCGTACGGCGCGAGGCGGACGCGTACCTCGCCGGGGTGGAGCGGGCTCTGGTGAGCCGGCCCGAGCCCCGCGAACGGCTGGCCGCCGCCGCGGAGTGGACGGCGTCCGCGGCCCGGGGGAACGTGCTGGTGCGCGCGATGCTCACGGGATGCTGGGGAGAACGGCTGCCCTCTCCCACCCTGTCCGCCGTGCCGTCGTCCTCGGCCGTGCCCGCCCAGCGCCGGGCCGACGGACCGCTGCCCTCGCCCGGCGACTTCGTGGCGCTGGTACGGGACCGGGCCGTCGCCTCGCTCGGCGCCCACGGCGGGTCGAGGGCGGAGGCGGCGGAGCTGGCCAGGGCCTGTGAACTCGCGGTGCGGCTGGGGGTGTCGTGCGTGCTGGCCCCGGCGGGCGAGGGAGGCACGGCGGGACTGGTCCGCAGCGCCCTCGCCATGGTGCGGTCCGTGGTCTGA
- a CDS encoding DMT family transporter, producing MAWLLVVVAGFLETGFAVCLKLSHGFTRLWPTIAFCVFALGSFGLLTLSLKKLDVGPAYAVWTGIGAAGTAIYGMIFLDDLVSTLKIVSISFVIIGVIGLQLSGSSH from the coding sequence ATGGCGTGGCTGCTGGTCGTCGTGGCGGGGTTCCTTGAGACGGGTTTCGCCGTCTGCCTCAAGCTCTCCCACGGCTTCACGAGGCTCTGGCCGACGATCGCCTTCTGCGTCTTCGCACTGGGCAGCTTCGGCCTGCTGACCCTGTCCCTGAAGAAGCTCGACGTCGGTCCGGCGTACGCGGTGTGGACGGGCATCGGCGCGGCGGGCACCGCGATCTACGGCATGATCTTCCTCGACGACCTGGTGTCCACGCTGAAGATCGTCTCGATCTCGTTCGTGATCATCGGAGTCATCGGCCTGCAGCTGTCGGGCTCGTCGCACTGA
- the rsgA gene encoding ribosome small subunit-dependent GTPase A: MRRYGKHTDEDDIRERPNRKGNRPRTNIRPKHEDAAAGMVLTVDRGRLTCLVEDRVVFAMKARELGRKAAVVGDRVAIVGDLTGKKDTLARIVRIEPRTSVLRRTADDDDPYERVVVANADQLAIVTALADPEPRPRLIDRCLVAAYAGGLDPLLVLTKSDLASPDELLELYGALGVPYVVTSREELESGEAVDRVRKQLDGKITAFVGHSGVGKTTLVNALVSTERRRSTGVVNAVTGRGRHTTTSARAVPLPGDEGWLVDTPGVRSFGLHHVDPSQVIKAFPDLEPGTEGCPRACSHDEPDCALDAWVAEGHADPARLYSLRRLLSTRERREGD, translated from the coding sequence ATGCGCCGTTACGGCAAGCACACCGACGAGGACGACATCCGGGAGCGCCCGAACCGCAAGGGCAACCGGCCGCGGACCAACATCCGTCCCAAGCACGAGGACGCGGCGGCGGGCATGGTCCTCACCGTCGACCGCGGCCGGCTGACATGCCTGGTCGAGGACCGCGTCGTCTTCGCCATGAAGGCACGCGAACTGGGCCGCAAGGCGGCGGTCGTCGGCGACCGGGTGGCCATCGTCGGCGATCTGACCGGCAAGAAGGACACCCTCGCCCGGATCGTCCGCATCGAGCCGCGGACCTCGGTCCTGCGCCGCACGGCCGACGACGACGATCCGTACGAGCGGGTGGTCGTCGCCAACGCCGACCAACTGGCCATCGTCACGGCCCTCGCCGACCCGGAGCCCCGCCCCCGTCTGATCGACCGCTGCCTGGTCGCGGCGTACGCGGGAGGCCTCGACCCGCTCCTCGTCCTCACCAAGTCGGACCTGGCGTCCCCCGACGAACTCCTGGAGCTGTACGGGGCACTGGGCGTCCCGTACGTCGTCACGAGCCGGGAGGAGCTGGAGAGCGGCGAAGCCGTGGACCGCGTACGCAAGCAGCTGGACGGCAAGATCACCGCGTTCGTCGGACACTCGGGTGTGGGCAAGACGACGCTGGTCAACGCGCTCGTGTCGACGGAGCGGCGGCGCTCCACGGGTGTCGTCAACGCGGTCACGGGCCGCGGCAGGCACACCACGACCTCGGCGCGCGCGGTGCCGCTGCCGGGCGACGAGGGCTGGCTGGTCGACACGCCGGGCGTGCGGTCCTTCGGGCTGCACCATGTGGACCCCTCGCAGGTCATCAAGGCGTTCCCCGATCTGGAGCCCGGCACGGAAGGCTGCCCGCGCGCGTGCAGCCACGACGAGCCGGACTGCGCGCTGGACGCGTGGGTCGCCGAGGGACACGCGGACCCGGCCCGCCTCTACTCGCTGCGCCGGCTGCTCTCGACGCGGGAGCGGCGCGAGGGCGACTGA
- the aroA gene encoding 3-phosphoshikimate 1-carboxyvinyltransferase, with translation MPVNPALTALWPAPHASGAVDATVHVPGSKSVTNRALVLAALAAEPGWLRRPLRSRDTLLMAGALRAMGVGIEEGVGPDGSGEAWRVIPSGLQGPTTVDVGNAGTVMRFLPPVATLADGPVRFDGDPRSYERPLHGVIDGLRALGARIDDDGRGALPLTVQGGGALEGGPVEIDASSSSQFVSALLLSGPRFNQGVEVRHTGSTLPSMPHIRMTVDMLRSIGAQVDTPESGGEPNVWRVTPGALLGRDLTVEPDLSNAQPFLAAALVTGGTVVIPDWPARTTQPGDRLREIFTEMGGSCELTERGLEFTGSGSIHGLDVDLGEVGELTPGIAAVAALADSPSTLSGVAHLRLHETDRLAALTKEINELGGDVTETADGLHIRPRPLHGGIFHTYDDHRMATAGAIIGLAVEGVQIENVATTAKTLPDFPALWAGMLGN, from the coding sequence ATGCCCGTTAACCCCGCACTCACCGCCCTCTGGCCCGCCCCGCACGCGAGCGGAGCCGTCGACGCGACGGTCCACGTGCCCGGGTCCAAGTCGGTCACCAACCGCGCGCTCGTCCTCGCGGCACTCGCCGCCGAGCCCGGCTGGCTCCGCCGCCCGCTGCGTTCCCGCGACACTCTCCTGATGGCCGGTGCCCTGCGGGCGATGGGCGTCGGGATCGAGGAGGGCGTGGGCCCGGACGGTTCGGGCGAGGCATGGCGGGTCATCCCCTCGGGCCTGCAGGGCCCGACCACGGTCGACGTGGGCAACGCCGGCACCGTGATGCGCTTCCTCCCGCCGGTCGCCACGCTCGCCGACGGCCCCGTACGGTTCGACGGCGACCCCCGTTCGTACGAGCGGCCGCTGCACGGCGTGATCGACGGCCTGCGCGCCCTCGGGGCCCGTATCGACGACGACGGCCGCGGCGCGCTGCCGCTGACCGTGCAGGGCGGCGGGGCGCTGGAGGGCGGCCCCGTGGAGATCGACGCGTCCTCGTCCTCGCAGTTCGTGTCGGCGCTGCTGCTGTCGGGACCGCGCTTCAACCAGGGCGTGGAGGTACGGCACACGGGCTCGACGCTGCCGTCCATGCCGCACATCCGGATGACCGTCGACATGCTGCGCTCGATCGGCGCCCAGGTGGACACCCCGGAGTCGGGCGGCGAGCCGAACGTCTGGCGGGTCACGCCGGGCGCGCTGCTGGGCCGCGACCTGACGGTCGAGCCGGACCTGTCGAACGCCCAGCCGTTCCTGGCCGCCGCGCTGGTCACCGGCGGTACGGTCGTCATCCCCGACTGGCCCGCCCGCACCACCCAGCCGGGTGACAGGCTGCGCGAGATCTTCACCGAGATGGGCGGTTCCTGCGAACTGACGGAGCGGGGCCTTGAGTTCACCGGTTCCGGCTCGATCCACGGGCTCGACGTGGATCTGGGCGAGGTCGGCGAGCTGACCCCGGGCATCGCGGCGGTCGCGGCGCTGGCCGACTCCCCCTCGACCCTCAGCGGCGTGGCCCATCTGCGGCTGCACGAGACGGACCGGCTGGCCGCGCTCACCAAGGAGATCAACGAACTCGGCGGTGACGTCACCGAGACCGCCGACGGCCTGCACATCCGCCCGCGCCCGCTGCACGGCGGCATCTTCCACACGTACGACGACCACCGCATGGCGACCGCGGGCGCGATCATCGGCCTCGCTGTGGAGGGCGTACAGATCGAGAACGTGGCGACGACGGCGAAGACCCTGCCCGACTTTCCCGCTCTGTGGGCCGGAATGCTCGGGAACTGA
- a CDS encoding M50 family metallopeptidase: MDSTAATSLATVWDEVFGSQPDPDTWVVVATMVAALAAIVPHPVWRLSRNAITIAHEGGHGLVALLTGRSLSGIRLHSDTSGLTVSRGKPTGLGMILTAASGYTAPPLLGLGGAALLAAGHITALLWLATLLLVAMLMMIRNAYGALTVLVTGGTFVAVSWLTGPQVQAAFAYAVVWFLLLGGVRPAFELQAKRSRGGAGDSDADQLSRLTHIPAGLWLFLFHAVSLCSLLAGANWLLNS, from the coding sequence ATGGACAGCACCGCAGCCACCTCGCTGGCGACCGTCTGGGACGAGGTCTTCGGGAGCCAGCCCGACCCGGACACCTGGGTCGTCGTCGCCACGATGGTGGCCGCGCTGGCCGCGATCGTGCCGCACCCGGTGTGGCGGCTCTCGCGCAACGCCATCACCATCGCCCACGAGGGCGGCCACGGTCTGGTCGCGCTGCTCACGGGCCGCAGCCTCAGCGGCATCCGGCTGCACTCCGACACCAGCGGTCTCACCGTCAGCCGAGGCAAGCCGACCGGCCTCGGCATGATCCTCACGGCGGCCTCGGGCTACACGGCTCCCCCGCTGCTCGGCCTGGGCGGCGCGGCGCTGCTGGCGGCCGGCCACATCACCGCGCTGCTCTGGCTGGCCACCCTGCTGCTCGTGGCCATGCTGATGATGATCCGCAACGCGTACGGCGCCCTGACCGTCCTCGTCACCGGCGGCACGTTCGTGGCGGTGTCGTGGCTGACCGGTCCCCAGGTCCAGGCGGCGTTCGCCTACGCCGTCGTCTGGTTCCTGCTGCTGGGCGGTGTCCGCCCGGCCTTCGAGCTCCAGGCCAAGCGCTCACGCGGCGGAGCGGGCGACTCGGACGCGGACCAGCTGTCCCGCCTGACCCACATACCGGCGGGCCTGTGGCTGTTCCTGTTCCACGCGGTGTCCCTGTGCTCACTGCTGGCCGGCGCCAACTGGCTGCTGAACAGCTGA
- a CDS encoding SOS response-associated peptidase — protein MCGRYAASRGPEDLAGVFEIEKWEPEEALDPDFNVAPTKEVYAVLDRPLKGADDPAPVRQLRRLKWGLIPSWSKTPEGGARMINARAETVHEKPSFRRAFTSRRCVIPADGYYEWVTGSGERDLEVEGKKKRPRKQPYFVLPADGSVFAMAGLYEFWRDKTLPDDHPRAWWATCSVITTEAETSPLAVAPQDGPRTLAEIHPRMPLMLTPDRWDAWLDPSRKDVEDLRSLLAPPPEGLMRAYPVSTAVSNVRNNGPELLKELEGPEEGTLF, from the coding sequence ATGTGCGGACGGTACGCGGCCAGTCGGGGGCCCGAAGACCTCGCGGGAGTCTTCGAGATCGAGAAGTGGGAGCCGGAGGAGGCCCTGGACCCCGATTTCAACGTGGCCCCGACCAAGGAGGTCTACGCCGTCCTGGACCGCCCCCTCAAGGGCGCCGACGACCCCGCGCCGGTCCGCCAGCTGCGCCGCCTCAAATGGGGTCTGATCCCCTCCTGGTCGAAGACGCCCGAGGGCGGCGCCCGGATGATCAACGCCCGTGCCGAGACCGTCCACGAGAAGCCCTCGTTCCGGCGCGCCTTCACCTCCCGGCGCTGCGTCATACCCGCCGACGGGTATTACGAGTGGGTGACCGGCTCCGGCGAGCGCGACCTGGAGGTGGAGGGCAAGAAGAAGCGGCCCCGCAAGCAGCCGTACTTCGTGCTCCCCGCCGACGGCTCGGTCTTCGCGATGGCCGGGCTGTACGAGTTCTGGCGGGACAAGACCCTTCCCGACGACCACCCCCGCGCCTGGTGGGCGACGTGCTCCGTCATCACCACGGAGGCGGAGACCTCCCCGCTCGCGGTCGCCCCGCAGGACGGCCCGCGCACCCTCGCCGAGATCCACCCGCGCATGCCGCTCATGCTCACCCCGGACCGCTGGGACGCCTGGCTCGACCCCTCCCGCAAGGACGTCGAGGACCTGCGCTCCCTGCTCGCGCCGCCGCCGGAGGGGCTCATGCGGGCGTATCCCGTCTCCACGGCGGTGAGCAACGTCCGCAACAACGGTCCGGAGCTGCTGAAGGAGCTGGAGGGGCCCGAGGAGGGCACACTCTTCTGA
- a CDS encoding alpha/beta hydrolase family protein, with protein MTELVETDAGTARITWHRAGKPAEKHEKTAVKAEKTDETAKAARLVLAVSHGAGGGIEARDLRALAAVLPAHGVTVALVEQPWRVAGKKLAPAPKTLDAGWRGLWPALAAPGLPVVAGGRSAGARVACRTATELGAHAVLALSFPLHPPGRPEKSRAGELLGAGVPTLVVQGGNDPFGRPGEFPQQTPPGSYELVEVPYGDHGFAVPKRAPVGQEQALTVITDGVLKWVSSLA; from the coding sequence GTGACGGAGCTCGTCGAGACGGACGCGGGAACGGCCCGGATCACCTGGCACCGGGCCGGGAAGCCGGCCGAGAAGCACGAGAAGACGGCCGTGAAGGCCGAGAAGACTGACGAAACCGCGAAGGCGGCACGGCTGGTGCTGGCCGTCAGTCACGGTGCCGGAGGCGGGATCGAGGCGCGCGACCTCCGCGCACTCGCCGCCGTACTGCCCGCCCACGGAGTGACCGTGGCCCTGGTCGAACAGCCCTGGAGGGTGGCGGGCAAGAAGCTCGCGCCCGCCCCGAAGACGCTGGACGCGGGGTGGCGCGGCCTGTGGCCGGCGCTCGCCGCGCCGGGGCTCCCCGTCGTCGCGGGCGGTCGCAGCGCCGGAGCCCGGGTCGCCTGCCGCACGGCCACCGAACTGGGTGCCCACGCCGTCCTCGCGCTCAGCTTCCCCCTGCACCCACCGGGCAGGCCGGAGAAGTCCCGCGCCGGCGAACTGCTCGGCGCCGGGGTGCCCACCCTCGTCGTGCAGGGCGGCAACGACCCGTTCGGGCGTCCCGGGGAGTTCCCGCAACAGACCCCGCCGGGCTCGTACGAGCTCGTCGAGGTGCCGTACGGCGATCACGGGTTCGCCGTACCCAAACGGGCCCCCGTCGGTCAGGAGCAGGCGTTGACGGTCATCACGGACGGCGTCCTGAAGTGGGTTTCGTCACTCGCGTGA